Below is a window of Streptomyces sp. WMMB303 DNA.
CTCCCCTGTCGCAACTGTCACAGAGGTAACGACAGACCGAGCCCGAATCACCTCTGCCGAAGTCGCCTCCGGAGCGGGAGACTAGGACGATGGCACACGACCTGGCAGAGGATCGGGAGGCGGTCCGGGCATTTTTCGAGGAGCGGGCCGCCCGTTGGGACGCACGGTTCCCCGACGACGGACCCGCCTACACCGCGGCCGTGGCCGAAATCGGGCTGCGTCCGGGCGACGCCGTACTCGACGCGGGGTGCGGTACCGGACGGGCGCTGCCCGCGCTGCGCGGCGCGGTGGGCCCGGAGGGGTCGGTACTGGGCGCCGACCTCACCCCGGAGATGCTGGAAGAGGTGGTGCGGGCAGGCCGGGACAGCGCCGCCCTCTTGCTCCTCGCCGACGTCGCCCGGCTCCCGTTGCGCGGGGATTGCCTGGACGCGGTGTTCGGCGCCGGGCTCATCTCCCACCTCCCCGGTCCGCAGCGCGGTCTGCGCGAACTGGCCCGCGTCGTTCGCCCGCACGGGCGGCTCGCACTCTTCCACCCGGTGGGCCGCGCCGCGCTGGCAGCCCGCCGGGGCCGACAGCTCATGCCGGACGATATCCGGGCCGAGCCGCGGCTGCGGACGCTGCTCGATGCCACCGGCTGGCGGCTGATGTCCTTCGCCGACGAGGACGACAGATACCTGGCGCTGGCGGAGCGACAGCCCCGATGAGGCCCGGTGCCGGAACGGGCGAACCGGTCCGGCGCCCCGGCGGAGCGGCACCGATGGAACGGGCCGGGGGTGCCGCGCTCAGGCGTGCGGGTCGCGGGACTCGGCCGCCGCCCGCCGCCCGGGGCAACCCGAGCCGGCCGGGCCGCCTTGGGCGGGAAAGACCCCCAGGTCAGCGATGCGGAAGCCGTTCGGGTAGCCGGGGTAGCCCCGGATCTCCGGATTCTGCCTGGCATAGTGCGGCCGTCGGCGCGGCGGCAGCAGGCGGACGCCCCGGCCGCGGAGTCGCAGCGCTCCCCGGGTCAGCCGCCGGGCGAATGCGCCCGGCTCCGGGTAGCGGAACGCCCGCAGCAAGGCGTCGTCGAGCAGCGCGAGGCTCGCACCGCGCACCACGGGGGCGAGCGGGCGCGGATACCAGGACGCCATCAGCTCCAGGGTGGCGTCGGAGACCTTCCGCGCCGCCTCGTCCCAGCCGAAGTGCTCCGCCTCGTAGCGGTCGAGGAAGCGCTCGAACTCCGCATAGCTGCCGGGGATCTCCTTGATGCCCATGCGCCGCCCGAGGGTGCGGTAGTAAGTGCTGACGGCACGCAGTTCGTGGCCGGTGAGACGACGCCAGCCGAACGCGTCGAGCCAGCGCTTGGGCATGACGACGAAGGTGCACAGCACATAGCGCATGTCGTCGTCACTGATGTCGTAGGCGTGGTGCATCTGGTTGATCCGGCGCACCGCGGTGCGCCCCTGGGCACTGTCGAAGCCGTGCTCGACGACGGCGTCCAGCAGAAGCGCGGTGTCGTCGTAGCGCTTCTGCGAGCGGTCGGTCAGCTCCGCGGTTGCGGCCAGGAGCCTGCCGATGCTCGGCACTGCGTACGTGCGGTACAGGGCGAGTTCGAGGGCACGGGTGAAGTCCCACGGGAACTCGTATGCCGCGATCAGGCGGTAGATCTCATGCGCGTCCTGCTCCGGGTCGAGCCGGAGGATGTGGCTGAGCCGTTCGTAGCGGCGCACGCGGAGTGCTCCTCTCCCTCGGATCCTGGCGTGGTCACGGAGGTGTTTCGGCTGTCCCTCGTGGACGCGTTCCATCTGTCGCCTCCGGACTCCGGGGGCTATCGTCACCGAGATCCACCAGGAACGGGAGGTCATCGGTGGCTGCGGAAGAGGAAGATTCGCTCTATGTGCTGACTGCCGTGCTGCTGACGCCCGCACAGTTCCCCAGTGTGCTTGCGGACGACTACCCGGCCGCCTGCGCCGCACTGGACCTGGAGCCCTATGCCGAGGGGTACGGCCTCGTGCTGGGACAGGACGGGGCCGGTGCCCGATGGACCGTGGTGACGGAGGAGGTCCCGCAGGTGGCGTGTGCCATCGCGGCCTGGGACTGCGGTATGGAAGCGGAGCTCTCCCCGGACGAGCGGGACATCGTCGCGGTGCTGCCCGGGTGGCCGCTGGCACTCGCGGTCTCCGCGCCCGGTCTGCCCGAGCCGCACGACCCGTCCCTGGAAGGGGAGCCGGCGGACGCCGGGCCCTTGCTCACTCCGCCGGACACCTCCGGCTGGGGACCGGCGCAGCGACGGCTGGGGGCGGACGAGATAGCGCTCCAGTGGGCGCAGTGGCGGGACCAGGTCGACGACGAGGTGGAGTTCGTGGAGTCGGGCGGCGGGCCCGCCGCACCGGTGCGGCGGGTGCTGGAGGAGGTGCGGGCCTATCTGGCGGCGCCCCCGCCCCCCGGGCGGATACGGTCCGCGTTCGCCTCGGGCGACTCCCGCACCCTGCGGGCGGACGGGCCTGGCTGGAGCATGGTGGCGCGCACCGACGACATCGCGTTCGTGCTGCTGGACGAGGCGCCCGGAGAAGTGCTCCCGGTCGGCCGCGGCCGCGAACTGCCCGAGCTTCTCACGGCCCTGGACGGGATCGCGCTGCGCCCGGCGGCGTGACAGCATCACCCGGCGACCCCACCCGACCGGCGTTCATCGGCCCAGGGGCACGAGGGCATAGGTTCGCACGGCACCCCGGTCATGCCCTGCCGCGAGCGCCGGGGCAGGGCCCGTGGCGGGCCGACAACGGTCAGCGGTCCAGCTCCTTGCGGCTGACTCTGCGCAGCCTCCTGCGCTGCGAGGGATCCAACGCCAGGTATGCGACCGCGGGGACGCCCACGATCACCAGCAGTGCGATCCAGAACGACGTCAGCCACCACAGCAGCAGCCCGACCGCCACCCCGCCGACGGCGATCTTCGCTCGGTTGGTCATCCTCATACCTCCTCCGCACCCGCGGGGCGCCCTCTGTCATCCAGTCCGGCAGCTCCGCCTCTCCTTCCATTGAACGCCATCCGGGCACGGCGGGTTCCCTCCCGCGCGGGCGGACGCCGCGTGCCGCGGGATTCACCGGTACGCGGCGTCCGGCCCCCGCGTGCTGTACCCTCGGCCGCCCCCACTCACTAATCAAATTTGAGGAATGCATCAGCACTGTGGCAGCGACCCTGACAACCGCCCCCCGGATGTCCCAGCTCACCGACTGCGTGGCCGTCTTCCTGCCCGCGGACCCGCCACGCCGGTCCCGTGTCGCCTTCCGGCTCCCCGAAGGGGCCGTGCAGCACCCCGCCGCACCTGATGCGGCGCCGTCCCACACCCACGGAGCCGACCGCGGGCCTCATGCCGATTCCCTCGAACTGACAGTTGTCGTTCCGGTCGGCGGTGGCGCGGAGACCCGCACGGTGCCGGTCCTCGCCCTCCCCGTGACGGCGGCCCTTCCCGTACTCACCAGAGCCCATGCCGCACGCCAGGAGGGGGGAGCGGGGCCGACCACGGCATTCTGGGGCGCAGCCGCGCTGTTCGCCCTCCGGCTGACCGCCGAGGGGCGACTGCGGCCGGGAGTGACTCCGGCCGGCTACGACGCCTGGAGCCTGGGCCCGCTCACCGGTGAGGACCGCAGCGCGCTGGAGGAACTGGCCGCCGCGATGCCTCCGGACGCCCATGCAGTGCCGCTGCCCGGAGGCGGTCCGTTGCGCATGCCGGAGCCCGGCTCGCTGCTGCTCGCGTTCCTGGGCGCGGTCGCGGACGGCCTGCCGCGCACTCCTGCCGCGGCGGTCGCCGCAGGAGCGGCCGCGTTCACCGGTGACGAGCCCGTCGCAGTGCCGGAGCTGCGGCCCTGGGCCGCGGAAGTGGCCGCCGGTATCGACGGGGGGCTGGGCCTTTCGCTGCGGATCGAGATCGAGAGTCCGCATGTCCTTGGCGCGGAGACGGAACGCAGCGGAGTGCTCACCGAAGAGCAGACCGGCCCCGTCTTCCGGGGAGTGCTGCAACTGCACGTGCCTGCCGACCGCGCGCTGGTCGCCGACGCCGCGGCGGTCTGGGCGGGCACCGCACCCCTGACGGAACGATTCGGCCCACAGGCGCGCACGGACGCGCTCCTCGCGCTGCGGCGCGCGGCCGCTGCCTGGGCACCCCTCACCCCGCTGCTGTCGGCGGCGGTGCCCGACTCGCTCGAACTCGCCGACGAGGAGGTGGCCGAACTGCTGGGCACCTCGGTTCCGCGTGCCCTGGCCGACGTCGGCCTCCAGGTGCACTGGCCGCGAGAGTTCGCCCGGTCGCTCACCTCCCGCGCCGTGATCGGCCCGGACGGCGAAGCCGATCCCTCCGGCGGCGGCAGGCAGAACCCGCACCGCCGGGGAGTGCCCTCCCGGCTGGATCCCGACACGCTGCTCCGCTTCGACTGGCGCTTCGCCATCGGCGACCAGGAGGTGACACGCGCCGAACTCGACCGCCTGGCCGAGGCGGGGCGCCCGTTGGTGCGGCTGCGCGACCAGTGGGTGCTCGTGTCTCCGCAGGAGATCGCAGCCGCCCAGCAGCGCAAGGACCGCAAAGTGGGCACGCTGGAGGCACTCGACGCCGTCCTCACCGGCGCGGCCGACACCAAAACGGCCGACAGGGAAGCCGCACGTGTCGAGGTCGAGGCCACCGGCTGGCTGGAGACGCTGCGGGAGCGGCTGTCGGATCCGGAGCGGCGCGAGGAGCCCCCGCTGCCTCCGCCCGCCGAACTGAGGGCTACGCTGCGCGACTACCAGTTGCGCGGTCTGGACTGGCTGCACCGGATGACATCACTCGGCCTCGGCGGCTGCCTCGCCGACGACATGGGTCTGGGCAAGACACTCACGCTGATCGCGCTCCACCTGCGCCGGCAGCACGTCGAGGGCTGCGGCGGACCGACCCTGGTGGTGTGCCCCGCGTCCCTGGTGGGCAATTGGCAGCGGGAGATCGAGCGGTTCGCGCCGGACACTCCGGTACGCCGCTACCACGGACCGAACCGCTCGCTGGAGGGGCTGCGCGGGGCCGAGTTCGTACTGACGACGTACGGCACGATGCGACTGGACGCCGCTCGCCTGGTTCCCGCAGACGGTGGGTCCTGGGGCATGGTCGTCGCGGACGAGGCCCAGCACGTCAAGAACCCGTTCGCAGCCACCGCCAGGGCCCTGCGCACGATCCCGGCACGAGCGCGGGTGGCACTGACGGGAACGCCGGTGGAGAACAACCTCTCCGAGCTGTGGGCGGTGCTCGACTGGACCACCCCGGGGCTCCTGGGCCGCCTCGGTACCTTCCGCAGACGCTACGCCGACGCGGCCGAGGGCGGCGACCCGGTGGCCGCGCAGCGGCTCGCACGGCTCGTGCGGCCGTTCCTGTTGCGGCGGCGCAAGACGGATCCGGGGGTCGCGCCCGAACTCCCGCCGAAGACCGAGACCGACCGTGCGGTCGCCCTGACCCCGGAACAGACGGGTCTGTACGAGGCCGTGGTGCGCGAGAGTCTGGAAGCGCTGAAGGGCACCGACGGGTTCGAACGGCGCGGCCTGGTGGTCGAACTGCTCACCTCGCTCAAGCAGATCTGCAACCACCCAGCGCAGTACCTGAAAGAGCACGGCGGCCGGCTGTCCGGACGCTCGGGAAAGCTGGAACTGCTGGACGAACTGCTCGACGTCCTGCTGGCGGAGGGAGCCTCCATTCTCGTCTTCACCCAGTACGTACAGATGGCCCGGCTGCTCGAACGTCACCTGGCCTCCCGGCACGTACCCACGCAGTGCCTGCACGGGGGCACCCCGCTGCCCCGGCGGGACGAGATGGTGCGCCGCTTCCAGGAGGGATCGGCACCGGTGTTCCTGCTGTCCCTCAAGGCCGCCGGTACCGGTCTGAACCTCACGCGTGCGAGCCATGTCGTCCACTACGACCGCTGGTGGAACCCGGCGGTCGAGGCCCAGGCCACCGACCGCGCCCACCGCATCGGCCAGACCCGGCCCGTTCAGGTGCACCGGCTGGTCACGGAGGGAACCGTGGAGGACCGGATCGCCGACATGCTGCGGCGCAAGCAGGCCCTGGCGGACTCCGTACTGGGCACCGGCGGGGAGTCGGCGCTGACCGAACTGACGGACTCCGAGCTGGCCGAGCTCGTCGAACTGCGGAAGGTGGAGCGTTGACCGGAGGAGACGAGCAGGCGCACACCGTGGCGGAAGCGGAGAACGGGGGCGAAGGGCGCGAACGCGTTTTCGCGCCCCTGCCCCCCGCTCGTGGGCGGGCGTTCGCCCGGACCTGGTGGGGCCGGACCTGGCTCAAGGCCCTCGAGGACACCGCGCTGGACGGTGCACAGCTCAAGCTGGGCCGCACGTTCGCCAGGCGGAGCGCGGTCGGGGCCGTCGCCGTCCGGCCCGGCCGCATCACCGCGGTGGTCCTCGGTGCCGACCGGACACCGTGCCGCGCCGATGTACTGCTGCGCGAACTCACCGCGGACGAGTGGGACCGGCTGTTGGACGTGGTCGTCGCACAGTCGGGCCATATCGCCGCGCTGCTGGACCGGGACATGCCGCCCCGGCTGGTGGAGGACGCGGCCGAGGCCGGACTGGACCTCCTGCCCGGCGTCGGGGACCTGGACCCGGAGTGCGCGTGCGGCGGATGGGACCACTGTGCACACACGGCCGCGCTCAGCTACCAGACCGCGCGGCTGCTGGACGAGGACCCGCTCGCCCTGCTGCTGATGCGGGGACGGGGCGAGCGGGAATTGCTGGAGACTCTGCAGGAGCGCAGCGCCGCACAGGCCGCGGAGAAGGGCGGACGGCCGCCCGCGGCAGCCGCGCGCGAGGAGGACGGGCCGGAGGGTGTGGACGCCGCTGAGGCTTTCGCCCTCGGCGTGCTGCTGCCCCCGCTGCCCGAACCACCCGCGCCGTCGGGCGGAGCCGTGGGGGCCGCGGCTCTGGACGGTGCCGCCGATGTGCCGGGACTGGACGTCGGGGCCCTCTCCTTCCTGGCCGCGGACGCCGCCGTGACAGCGCGCCGCATGCTGGCCGAGGCCGTCTCCCCGCAGGGGCCCGGCCGGCCGGTGCAGGGTTCGCTGACGGCGCGGGAGGACGCCGTGCGACTCGCCGCGGCAAGCCCCGGACCGGCCGTCACGGTCCGGCTGGCCGCGTTCTGCGGCTGCTCGGAGGCCGAACTCGAGATCGCCGTACGGGCCTGGGGATTCGGCGGCGCGGAGGCGCTGTCGGTTCTGGCGGACCGGCCGGG
It encodes the following:
- a CDS encoding SWF or SNF family helicase, which gives rise to MTGGDEQAHTVAEAENGGEGRERVFAPLPPARGRAFARTWWGRTWLKALEDTALDGAQLKLGRTFARRSAVGAVAVRPGRITAVVLGADRTPCRADVLLRELTADEWDRLLDVVVAQSGHIAALLDRDMPPRLVEDAAEAGLDLLPGVGDLDPECACGGWDHCAHTAALSYQTARLLDEDPLALLLMRGRGERELLETLQERSAAQAAEKGGRPPAAAAREEDGPEGVDAAEAFALGVLLPPLPEPPAPSGGAVGAAALDGAADVPGLDVGALSFLAADAAVTARRMLAEAVSPQGPGRPVQGSLTAREDAVRLAAASPGPAVTVRLAAFCGCSEAELEIAVRAWGFGGAEALSVLADRPGPPAALRQARDELDLAWGEEEIPPVLQGEGRRWTEVGGEAQLRYGPDGRWWPFRRRGQAWWPVGGPERDPAIALAAALAEDGESQAGA
- a CDS encoding oxygenase MpaB family protein; amino-acid sequence: MRRYERLSHILRLDPEQDAHEIYRLIAAYEFPWDFTRALELALYRTYAVPSIGRLLAATAELTDRSQKRYDDTALLLDAVVEHGFDSAQGRTAVRRINQMHHAYDISDDDMRYVLCTFVVMPKRWLDAFGWRRLTGHELRAVSTYYRTLGRRMGIKEIPGSYAEFERFLDRYEAEHFGWDEAARKVSDATLELMASWYPRPLAPVVRGASLALLDDALLRAFRYPEPGAFARRLTRGALRLRGRGVRLLPPRRRPHYARQNPEIRGYPGYPNGFRIADLGVFPAQGGPAGSGCPGRRAAAESRDPHA
- a CDS encoding methyltransferase domain-containing protein, translated to MAHDLAEDREAVRAFFEERAARWDARFPDDGPAYTAAVAEIGLRPGDAVLDAGCGTGRALPALRGAVGPEGSVLGADLTPEMLEEVVRAGRDSAALLLLADVARLPLRGDCLDAVFGAGLISHLPGPQRGLRELARVVRPHGRLALFHPVGRAALAARRGRQLMPDDIRAEPRLRTLLDATGWRLMSFADEDDRYLALAERQPR
- a CDS encoding DEAD/DEAH box helicase produces the protein MSQLTDCVAVFLPADPPRRSRVAFRLPEGAVQHPAAPDAAPSHTHGADRGPHADSLELTVVVPVGGGAETRTVPVLALPVTAALPVLTRAHAARQEGGAGPTTAFWGAAALFALRLTAEGRLRPGVTPAGYDAWSLGPLTGEDRSALEELAAAMPPDAHAVPLPGGGPLRMPEPGSLLLAFLGAVADGLPRTPAAAVAAGAAAFTGDEPVAVPELRPWAAEVAAGIDGGLGLSLRIEIESPHVLGAETERSGVLTEEQTGPVFRGVLQLHVPADRALVADAAAVWAGTAPLTERFGPQARTDALLALRRAAAAWAPLTPLLSAAVPDSLELADEEVAELLGTSVPRALADVGLQVHWPREFARSLTSRAVIGPDGEADPSGGGRQNPHRRGVPSRLDPDTLLRFDWRFAIGDQEVTRAELDRLAEAGRPLVRLRDQWVLVSPQEIAAAQQRKDRKVGTLEALDAVLTGAADTKTADREAARVEVEATGWLETLRERLSDPERREEPPLPPPAELRATLRDYQLRGLDWLHRMTSLGLGGCLADDMGLGKTLTLIALHLRRQHVEGCGGPTLVVCPASLVGNWQREIERFAPDTPVRRYHGPNRSLEGLRGAEFVLTTYGTMRLDAARLVPADGGSWGMVVADEAQHVKNPFAATARALRTIPARARVALTGTPVENNLSELWAVLDWTTPGLLGRLGTFRRRYADAAEGGDPVAAQRLARLVRPFLLRRRKTDPGVAPELPPKTETDRAVALTPEQTGLYEAVVRESLEALKGTDGFERRGLVVELLTSLKQICNHPAQYLKEHGGRLSGRSGKLELLDELLDVLLAEGASILVFTQYVQMARLLERHLASRHVPTQCLHGGTPLPRRDEMVRRFQEGSAPVFLLSLKAAGTGLNLTRASHVVHYDRWWNPAVEAQATDRAHRIGQTRPVQVHRLVTEGTVEDRIADMLRRKQALADSVLGTGGESALTELTDSELAELVELRKVER